TATTTAAACTATAACGTTTTAGTTAACCTTAACTTTAATCATCTCAAAAAATTGATCAAATAAATATTCAGCATCATGTGGCCCAGGACTAGCTTCTGGATGGTATTGAACAGAAAAAACCTTTTTATTTTTCATTTTGATGCCCGCAACCGTCTTATCATTAAGATGTACATGAGTAATCTCAATGTTTTTATTCGCTTCAGCCTCTTCTCTATTGATAGCAAAGCCATGGTTCTGAGAAGTAATTTCTCCTTTACCAGTTAAAAGATTCATAACAGGGTGATTAATACCTCTATGACCATTATGCATTTTATATGTAGATATCTCATTAGCTAAAGCTATAACTTGGTGCCCTAAACAGATACCGAATAAAACTTCATCATTAGCAATAATATCTTTAGCTGTTTTTATAGCATCTACCAATGGCTCAGGATCGCCCGGTCCATTTGAAATAAAATAACCATCCGGATTAAATGCTTTCATTTCCTCAAAAGAAGCGTTATACGGAAAGACTTTAATGTAAGCCCCTCTCTTAGCTAGATTTCTTAGAATATTTTTCTTTATACCAATATCTAGTGCAGAAATTTTAATAGATGAATTTTCATCACCATAATAGTACGACTCTTTGGTTGACACTTGTGATGCCAACTCCAAACCATCCATACTAGGTATATTTTTCAATTGCTCCTTTAGACTTTCAATATTATCAACTTCAGTAGAAATTACCGCATTCATTGCTCCGTTGTCACGGATATAACTTACTAGAGCACGCGTATCTACATCCGAGATAGCAAATAAATTATTTTTATTTAAAAACTCTTCTAAAGATTGATCTGCAATAGCTCTAGAAAACGTGTAACTAAAATTCTTACAGATTAAACCTGATATTTTAATAGCATCTGACTCTACTTCTTCAGAGTTAGTCCCATAATTACCAATGTGAGCATTCGTAGTCACCATTAACTGACCAAAATAAGATGGATCTGTAAAGATTTCTTGGTACCCAGTCATTCCAGTGTTAAAACACACTTCCCCGAATGCTGTTCCATTTTTATCACCAACTGCTTTACCATAAAAAATAGTTCCATCAGCCAATAACATAAGAGCTTTCTTTCTAGTTTGATACTTCATTTTTAGGAATTATATTAAATATTTTTACAAAATAACACAAAAAAAAGGATAAGCTTTTCAACTTATCCTTTTCTAATATTAAAACTTATAAAACAACCATTTTATTCTTCTGAACTTTCTGGTTGAGTTGTTTCTTGTGAAGCATCAGCAGCCGGAGCTTCTGTTTTCTTAGCTCTACCTCTTCTAGTTGTTTTCTTAGCTGGCGTTTTAGAAGCATTGTATAGCTCATTAAAATCTACCAACTCGATCATCGCCATATCAGCGTTATCTCCTAAACGAGTACCTAGTTTTATTATTCTAGTATAACCCCCTGGACGGTCAGCTATCTTCTCTGC
This genomic stretch from Cellulophaga algicola DSM 14237 harbors:
- the carA gene encoding glutamine-hydrolyzing carbamoyl-phosphate synthase small subunit, whose translation is MKYQTRKKALMLLADGTIFYGKAVGDKNGTAFGEVCFNTGMTGYQEIFTDPSYFGQLMVTTNAHIGNYGTNSEEVESDAIKISGLICKNFSYTFSRAIADQSLEEFLNKNNLFAISDVDTRALVSYIRDNGAMNAVISTEVDNIESLKEQLKNIPSMDGLELASQVSTKESYYYGDENSSIKISALDIGIKKNILRNLAKRGAYIKVFPYNASFEEMKAFNPDGYFISNGPGDPEPLVDAIKTAKDIIANDEVLFGICLGHQVIALANEISTYKMHNGHRGINHPVMNLLTGKGEITSQNHGFAINREEAEANKNIEITHVHLNDKTVAGIKMKNKKVFSVQYHPEASPGPHDAEYLFDQFFEMIKVKVN